The following coding sequences are from one Bradyrhizobium sp. 200 window:
- a CDS encoding glycosyltransferase family 2 protein, producing MLNGVVIAIVCLPALLTFVWFFEVLAGCFALRNERTSPVAEPGAPAHRTTVLIPAHNEGAGILPTIRDVQAQLGPRDGILVVADNCTDDTAEIVRAAGVEVVVRADPARRGKGYALEFGVRHLGLDPPDVVVIMDADCGLGENALRHLSANAMASRRPVQSLYLMRAPENASPGKGVNLFAWRVKNWIRPLGLKLFGLPTQLVGTGMAFPFSLLVGRDLGNSRLAEDCALGIALASAGYPPLFVSEAKVHSHFAVSQAGSESQRQRWEKGHLENIVDLVPGALVKSLRSGSPSLAALAVDMAVPPLSLLVLVTALCVILGGVAFLLGASAAALAIPSLSVLLVVLGSALAWRAVGRDVLPVPELLRLPLHAIRKLVFYHGIASGKASSSWIRTDRK from the coding sequence ATGTTGAATGGCGTAGTGATTGCGATCGTTTGCCTGCCGGCCCTTCTGACATTCGTCTGGTTTTTCGAAGTTCTGGCAGGCTGCTTTGCCTTGCGCAACGAGAGGACCTCTCCGGTTGCTGAGCCCGGTGCGCCGGCCCATAGAACGACCGTACTCATTCCCGCGCATAATGAGGGTGCGGGAATACTTCCAACCATCCGGGACGTGCAGGCCCAACTCGGACCTCGTGACGGCATCCTCGTGGTCGCGGATAACTGCACGGACGACACTGCCGAGATTGTCAGGGCAGCAGGGGTCGAAGTGGTTGTTCGGGCTGATCCTGCACGCCGCGGCAAAGGCTACGCACTGGAATTCGGCGTGCGGCACCTCGGTCTGGACCCGCCCGACGTGGTGGTCATCATGGATGCCGACTGCGGGCTTGGCGAGAATGCGCTGCGGCATCTGTCCGCAAACGCAATGGCCAGCAGGCGCCCGGTGCAGTCGCTCTATCTGATGCGGGCGCCGGAGAATGCGTCGCCAGGCAAAGGGGTGAACCTTTTCGCCTGGCGCGTCAAAAACTGGATCAGGCCGCTTGGCTTGAAGTTGTTTGGGCTGCCAACTCAGCTCGTTGGCACGGGGATGGCATTCCCGTTCAGTCTGCTCGTGGGCCGCGACCTGGGAAACAGCCGGCTGGCAGAAGATTGCGCTCTGGGGATTGCCCTCGCCTCGGCGGGCTATCCACCGCTGTTCGTGAGTGAGGCGAAGGTTCACAGTCATTTCGCGGTGTCGCAGGCCGGCAGCGAGTCTCAGCGTCAGCGTTGGGAGAAGGGGCATCTCGAGAATATCGTCGACCTGGTTCCGGGGGCTCTCGTCAAATCGCTGCGTAGCGGCAGCCCTAGCCTGGCTGCGCTCGCCGTCGACATGGCGGTGCCGCCATTGTCGCTGCTTGTGCTTGTTACCGCCCTCTGCGTGATCCTCGGCGGCGTGGCATTTTTGCTGGGTGCATCGGCCGCCGCCCTTGCCATTCCCTCGTTGAGCGTTCTGCTTGTTGTGCTCGGATCAGCGCTTGCGTGGAGAGCTGTTGGTCGCGACGTGCTGCCCGTTCCCGAATTGCTCCGTCTCCCACTGCATGCTATCCGAAAATTGGTTTTCTATCACGGGATTGCGAGCGGGAAGGCTTCCTCGTCCTGGATCAGGACCGATCGCAAGTGA
- a CDS encoding glycosyltransferase family 4 protein, which produces MAGYQFGFLLEQSLGHVTHTKNLLTNVALDPEVHAHWGLIDFEATGIAGRIPVYRSNWTVRAGVRARREVARINRLTRLDALFFHTQVPAVFAQSWLRKIPGIVSLDATPLQYDELGAFYKHEQGPAWLENWKWRLNRDCFRSARRLVAWAEWTKLGLVRDYEVPADKITVIPPGVNVHEWRRPTPRVPHADPVKILFVGGDLERKGGLMLLEAYRALRHLGLELHLVTKDRLAPEPGVFVYNGLQANSQPLKDLYHTCDIFALPTFGDCLPMVLSEAGASAMGIISTDVAGIPEIVRNGETGLTVPAGDAASLTQALRDLATNPALRMTLGERAMAHVTRHYDAPTNASLLLDLLKAEANTARAEGLAVPTSRDAS; this is translated from the coding sequence ATGGCTGGTTACCAGTTCGGATTTTTGTTGGAGCAGTCGCTCGGGCACGTCACGCACACAAAGAACCTCCTCACGAACGTTGCGCTTGACCCCGAGGTGCACGCGCATTGGGGACTGATCGACTTTGAAGCCACGGGAATTGCCGGAAGGATTCCTGTGTACCGGAGCAACTGGACCGTGCGGGCAGGTGTGCGCGCGCGCCGCGAGGTCGCCCGCATCAACAGGCTGACCAGACTGGACGCTCTGTTCTTTCACACACAGGTGCCTGCTGTCTTCGCCCAGAGCTGGCTCCGCAAGATCCCCGGCATCGTTTCGCTGGACGCCACGCCACTTCAATATGACGAACTGGGCGCATTCTATAAGCACGAGCAGGGCCCGGCCTGGCTCGAGAACTGGAAATGGCGGCTGAACCGCGACTGCTTCAGGTCCGCGCGCCGGCTCGTCGCCTGGGCGGAGTGGACCAAGCTTGGCCTTGTGCGGGACTATGAAGTGCCTGCTGACAAGATCACGGTCATTCCACCGGGCGTGAATGTGCATGAATGGCGTCGACCAACGCCGCGCGTGCCTCACGCCGATCCGGTCAAGATCCTCTTCGTCGGGGGTGACCTCGAGCGCAAGGGCGGGCTGATGCTGCTCGAGGCCTATCGCGCGCTTCGACACCTCGGGCTCGAGCTTCATCTGGTGACCAAGGATCGCCTCGCGCCGGAGCCGGGCGTGTTCGTCTACAACGGTCTCCAAGCCAACAGTCAGCCGCTGAAGGATCTTTACCATACCTGCGATATCTTCGCGCTGCCCACGTTCGGGGACTGTCTGCCGATGGTGCTTTCGGAGGCAGGCGCGTCTGCAATGGGGATCATCTCCACTGATGTGGCGGGGATTCCCGAGATTGTCCGCAATGGAGAAACGGGCCTCACGGTTCCGGCGGGCGATGCAGCCTCACTGACACAGGCGCTCCGTGATCTCGCGACAAATCCCGCTCTCCGCATGACCCTTGGTGAACGTGCCATGGCTCACGTAACGCGTCACTACGATGCCCCAACCAACGCCAGTCTTCTCCTCGACCTGCTCAAGGCAGAGGCAAACACGGCGCGTGCTGAAGGGCTTGCAGTTCCGACGTCGCGCGACGCTTCCTAG
- a CDS encoding WecB/TagA/CpsF family glycosyltransferase — MRKDAKFRAAYLRAGLITADGFPIVLACSLQGKQVSRVAGSDLIAPIIAEAARSGKSIHLFGSNSQVLNKTSRLLQERNAGLKIAGVLAPPQGFDPASEDARRCIEAIGNSGADLCFVALGAPKQELFADHGKRLLPNVSFVCIGAGLDFIAGAQVRAPHWMQRWNLEWLWRAASDPRRLVYRYLLCMVALPGILARAAFVPRQR; from the coding sequence ATGCGCAAGGACGCGAAGTTTCGCGCAGCCTATCTGCGGGCCGGGTTGATCACGGCAGATGGCTTTCCTATCGTCCTTGCCTGCAGTCTCCAGGGCAAGCAGGTTAGTCGCGTTGCCGGATCAGACCTGATCGCCCCGATCATCGCGGAAGCGGCGCGCTCCGGCAAGTCGATCCATCTCTTCGGATCGAACTCGCAGGTGCTTAACAAGACGTCGCGGCTCCTCCAAGAGCGAAACGCGGGCTTGAAGATCGCCGGCGTTCTTGCTCCGCCTCAGGGGTTCGATCCTGCGTCCGAGGATGCACGCCGCTGTATCGAGGCGATCGGCAACTCAGGAGCCGATCTCTGCTTCGTCGCCCTTGGCGCACCCAAGCAGGAGCTATTTGCCGATCACGGGAAGAGACTCTTGCCCAACGTATCGTTTGTCTGCATTGGCGCCGGACTGGATTTCATCGCTGGGGCGCAGGTGCGTGCACCCCATTGGATGCAGCGTTGGAACCTGGAATGGCTGTGGCGCGCTGCCAGCGATCCGCGGCGGCTTGTCTACCGCTACTTGCTGTGCATGGTTGCCCTGCCTGGCATTCTTGCCCGAGCAGCTTTCGTTCCGCGACAGCGTTAA
- the galE gene encoding UDP-glucose 4-epimerase GalE, whose product MNNAITKNVLVTGGAGYIGSHTCKILAQEGYQPIVFDNLSSGHNWAAKWGPLEQGDILDRTALDRAIEKYRPSACLHFAAFAYVGESVTDPGKYYRNNVVGSLTLLEALRDHGVDQFVLSSTCATYGVPDRVPIDETLTQAPINPYGATKLMVERMLADFHAAHQLRSVALRYFNAAGADPDVEIGEDHDPETHLVPLVLDAASGDREAITVFGTDYETPDGTCVRDYIHVTDLAKAHVLALKALERGLTHRAFNLGNGHGYSVREVIASVERTTGFPVPVKFGERRPGDPARLISNSTRAASELQWTPQITKLDDIISTAWEWNKRRAQEKSRQR is encoded by the coding sequence ATGAATAACGCTATTACGAAAAACGTTTTGGTTACCGGAGGCGCGGGCTATATCGGCTCGCACACCTGCAAGATCCTGGCGCAGGAAGGGTATCAGCCCATTGTTTTCGACAATTTGTCGTCGGGACACAATTGGGCCGCCAAATGGGGACCTCTCGAGCAAGGCGATATCCTCGATCGGACCGCTCTCGACCGGGCTATCGAGAAGTATCGTCCGAGCGCCTGCCTGCACTTTGCGGCGTTCGCCTATGTTGGCGAGTCGGTCACGGACCCCGGAAAGTACTATCGCAACAATGTCGTCGGCTCGTTGACGCTGCTCGAGGCCCTGAGAGATCACGGTGTCGATCAGTTCGTGCTGTCGAGCACGTGCGCCACCTACGGCGTTCCCGACAGGGTTCCGATCGACGAAACGTTGACGCAAGCCCCGATCAATCCCTATGGCGCAACGAAGCTGATGGTCGAGCGCATGCTCGCCGATTTTCATGCGGCTCACCAATTGCGGTCCGTAGCGCTACGCTATTTCAACGCGGCAGGCGCGGATCCGGACGTCGAGATCGGCGAGGACCACGATCCCGAAACGCACCTGGTGCCGCTCGTTCTGGATGCCGCATCCGGAGATCGAGAGGCCATCACGGTTTTCGGCACCGACTACGAGACGCCCGATGGGACTTGCGTTCGTGACTACATCCACGTGACCGACCTCGCAAAGGCCCATGTCCTGGCATTGAAGGCACTCGAACGGGGTCTCACGCACCGCGCGTTCAACCTGGGGAATGGCCACGGCTATTCTGTTCGCGAAGTGATCGCGTCGGTCGAGCGCACCACGGGCTTCCCCGTACCGGTGAAGTTCGGCGAAAGGCGACCGGGAGATCCCGCACGACTGATCAGCAATTCCACGCGCGCGGCAAGCGAGTTGCAATGGACGCCGCAAATTACCAAGCTGGATGACATCATCTCCACAGCGTGGGAGTGGAACAAGCGGCGAGCGCAGGAGAAGAGCCGGCAAAGATAA
- a CDS encoding acyltransferase: MTIYSGKSNENGRPALSARRSLFLTPGRMAPAGDLVNADVAVTSMQPKSGTTSRMASLVSMIVDFCHIMNAQLRFLGKAKAPFSVRLRGRIQLSGSGEVVLGEGVSLNGTVVPIEMITYESGRIEIGEHTFINYGSSIAARASVKIGSYCHLGHYMFVMDNNQHDVVRHNELPPSKPVIIEDNVWIGSKVVILPGVRIGTRAVIGAGSIVTRDIPPRCVAAGNPARVLRHLTELD; the protein is encoded by the coding sequence GTGACGATATATTCGGGAAAATCGAACGAAAATGGTCGACCCGCTTTGTCCGCGCGGCGCTCGCTCTTTCTGACACCAGGTCGCATGGCGCCGGCCGGAGATTTGGTGAATGCTGATGTGGCTGTGACTTCGATGCAGCCGAAGTCGGGGACAACCAGCCGGATGGCTTCGCTCGTCAGCATGATCGTTGATTTCTGTCACATCATGAACGCCCAGTTGCGCTTTCTGGGCAAGGCAAAAGCGCCTTTCTCGGTGCGGCTGCGCGGCCGCATTCAACTCTCAGGTAGCGGCGAGGTCGTGCTCGGTGAAGGCGTCAGCCTTAACGGGACGGTCGTGCCCATAGAGATGATTACCTACGAATCGGGACGGATCGAAATCGGAGAACATACATTCATCAACTACGGCTCATCCATCGCCGCGCGAGCTTCGGTGAAGATCGGCTCCTACTGTCATCTCGGGCATTACATGTTCGTGATGGACAACAACCAGCACGATGTCGTCAGGCACAACGAATTGCCGCCGTCGAAGCCAGTTATCATTGAAGACAATGTCTGGATCGGCTCAAAAGTGGTCATCCTGCCCGGCGTCCGCATCGGGACCCGCGCGGTAATCGGTGCAGGCAGCATCGTCACCAGGGATATCCCTCCGCGATGTGTTGCGGCGGGGAACCCTGCGCGCGTGCTTCGTCATCTCACGGAGCTCGACTGA